The Desulfovibrio sp. DNA window CGCACGCACCCGGTTATAAATAATACAGGGGTATCAAAGATGCAAATGTGGGTCCTGGTTGAGTGTTATGACGTCAATCAAATTGCAATATCTGACATCTCTATGTGTTGGCCTGCAAAACGGCACCCGTCATGCTGAAAGTGTCACTGTCGCAATAACCGCTTTTCTTCAGGCGTGTCATCCAGACGCAACAAAGGGCGCTCATGATGCCTATTCCAGCAAGGTACATGCACAAGTACCATGGTTCGCCTCCATTTGCGGCAACCAGAAACGTGGCTACCATCGGGGCAAAGCCAGCGGTGGGAATGCCAGAAACCTGATATACGAAAGAAATGGCCGAATAGCGCACCGACGGCTCAAAGCTGTCAGAGAACATGCTGGACATGATGCCAAAGATGCCAGAGTAAATTACTCCGAAGGAGCCTCCCAGAGCGAGGACCACGATGATGAAGTTGTTGCTGAATTCTTTGAAAAGCCAAAACACAATAAAGGACACTATGCTGAGGATAAAAGCATTTGTACCAAACACCGTGGTTTTGCCGACCTTGTCAGCAAAAACACCCCAGAGTGGCATACATATGCCCATGAACAGCGAGGCCAGAGTCACGACCATAAGCGCTGCCGAGCGATCCATGCCATGGTTTGTAAGAAAAGTCAGCGAATAAACACTGAATACGGCAAAGGCCACCCCATCAATGCATCGTGCCCCCATACAGGCGATCATCATTTTGGGGTAACGTTTAAACGCTGCCATGAGGGGGGATTTGACTTCGGCATTGCGTTCTTTAACTTCGGCAAAGTCTTTTGTTTCACTCACCTTCTGGCGAATGTAGCTGCCGACAAACAACAAGGCCAGGCTGCTGACAAAAGCAGACCGCCACCCCCACCTCATAAAGGCTTCATCAGTAAGGAACCATGAAAGGGCTCCAATCACTCCAGAAGCCAGCAAGAGCCCGACAGCCAGGCCGACCTGGGGCAACGTTCCAAAAAAGGCACGCCGGCTTTGCGGGGCAGACTCAACGGCCATGAGGATGGCGCCTCCCCATTCTCCTCCAAGGCCAATGCCTTGGGCCAACCGGCAGATTATCAACAAAATTGGCGCCCAAATGCCAACCTGGTCATACGTGGGGATAAGACCAATAAGGGCAGTGCCGATTCCCATTATTTGCAGGGTGAGAACCAGCATTTTTTTACGCCCTAACTTGTCGCCAAAATGGCCAAAAATCATTCCACCGAGAGCGCGTCCCAAATAGCCCACAGCAAAAGTGGCATACGACAGAATGGTGCTCACTACTGGGTCAAAATTGGGAAAATACAGCTTGCCAAAGACAAGCCCGGCAACAGCCCCATACAGGAAGAAATCATACCACTCCAGTGTAGCGCCAACAAATGATGACAAGACAGCGCGTTTAAGATTGGGGTCAAGCCGTGTACCCTCAGTATGGTCTTTGATGCCGCTTGATGGGTTTTCCATGAGAAATTCTCCCCAATATACAGGTTAAAAAACTGACTGAAAACTTGTTACCTGTGTTGGCGTGGCGAGCCTGTGGGATATTTCAAATGCTGTTCGAGTTACGCCCTTTGTGGTGTAACTTTTTATGCTGGTGCTGAAAGTTTTTTAGCTTGAACGAAATTATCAGATGTGCATTTTTTATTTCGATCGCAAATGCGACATTTTAAAATTTTCTCAGAATTTTTTTAAGGTTCCTTGATTGGCATGGGCAAAAGCGGGCCATGCAAAAGAAACGCATGGCCCGCTTGAGGCACGGTGTTTTTGGGGGAGGGGTACTATGAGGCTACACAGGACCTGACATTTGAAGCCGCAGCGGGAGCCGTTTGCTCTTCAGCTCCCTGTGAATAGACAGTAGTGA harbors:
- a CDS encoding MFS transporter, translated to MENPSSGIKDHTEGTRLDPNLKRAVLSSFVGATLEWYDFFLYGAVAGLVFGKLYFPNFDPVVSTILSYATFAVGYLGRALGGMIFGHFGDKLGRKKMLVLTLQIMGIGTALIGLIPTYDQVGIWAPILLIICRLAQGIGLGGEWGGAILMAVESAPQSRRAFFGTLPQVGLAVGLLLASGVIGALSWFLTDEAFMRWGWRSAFVSSLALLFVGSYIRQKVSETKDFAEVKERNAEVKSPLMAAFKRYPKMMIACMGARCIDGVAFAVFSVYSLTFLTNHGMDRSAALMVVTLASLFMGICMPLWGVFADKVGKTTVFGTNAFILSIVSFIVFWLFKEFSNNFIIVVLALGGSFGVIYSGIFGIMSSMFSDSFEPSVRYSAISFVYQVSGIPTAGFAPMVATFLVAANGGEPWYLCMYLAGIGIMSALCCVWMTRLKKSGYCDSDTFSMTGAVLQANT